The genomic DNA TTCCTCCCCCGAGTCGGGGGCGTCGAGGTAAGCATACATGAGCTAGCCCGCGCGCTCGGCATGAGAGGGCATGAGGTATTTGTCGTCACGCACAGCTACACGACTACAAAGAGCTCGCATGTCCTTGAGGATGGAGACCACTATATTGTCTACAGGGCCCCCTCACCTATTAACGTAAAGGATGACGTGACCCTGGACCCATTAGCTGTCGCGAGGTCTGTTCTGTTCATTAAGCGTAACGCCTTTGACCTAGTGCACTCACACGGGATCTCCTCTACGCTGAGCCTTATGACAAGTATGGTCGCGAGCGGCGGCATCGGCGTGCCCAGCGTCCTGACGAATCACTCCCTGATATCTAATGACCTGCCACCTGGCGTGAGGAGGCTGCTCAAGTACGGGCTTAAGTGGCCAACAGTGCTTACTGGCGTCTCGAGGGCCGCCTCGCACGACGTCGAGGTCATCAGTGGGAGAAATTCAAGGCTGACGCCTAACTGCATAGACGTCAATAAGTGGCGCGAGGCCGCCTCCTCTCAAAAGCTTGAGGGGGACCCGGCCGTCATAATAACGTCCAGGCTCTCGAGGAGGAAGAACCCCCTTGAGATAGCTAGGGTCGCTGAGCTGGTCCTCAGGAGACTACCCAGGGCGGTGTTCTACGTCATAGGGGACGGAGTCCTCTCGGCAGACCTGAGGAAGCTCATAGCCAGCAGAGGACTAGAAGGCCACGTAAGGCTCCTCGGTACAAGACCCAGGCATGAGGTTGCTAAAATGCTGTCGGGCGCTGACTTCTTTGCCCTAACCAGTTACAGAGAGTCCTTTGGGCTGGCGGTCCTTGAGGCGATGGCCCTGGGCTTAGTCCCCGTAGTGTACAGGTCACCCGGCGTACTTGACCTAGTAGAGGACGGACAAAGCGGCTTCGTAGCTGATGACGCGACCTCCATGACTGAGGCCATAGCCAACGCCTACGAGGACCAGGCCCTGTTCCGCTCTGCCTCAAGGGCGTCAGTGGAGAGGGCCAGGCTCTTCGACTGCCAGGCCGTGATAGACAGCTATGTCCTACCTGTCTACAGGGAGGCCTTGAATTCCTGCTCTCAGAATGACAGGAGGTTCCTAGTTTACAGGCTATATCGCCGCCTAGTAGGAGACCCTGTGAGGCCGGGCGAGTGGTGTAGTGAGAGGAAGTGGAGGTATCATGAAAGGGCCAAGGAGGGCCTTGTCCCTGTCATTCGACGTAGAGCCTGACGCGCCCCCTTACCTGAACACCCTCAGGGGTGTTGACGAGGGCCTTCCTAGGCTGCTCGACCTCCTTGACGAACTGAGGGTCAGGGCAACCTTCTTCTTCGACGCGAAGGTCGCCGAGGGGAGGGAAAGGCTCGCCAAGGAGGTCGTTGACAGAGGCCACGAGCTCGGCAGCCACGGGTACGGGCATGTTAGGCTTGACAGGGTCAGCAGGGGGGAGGCGCTGAGCCTTATTGACAAGTCCCTGAGGACCCTCAGGCGGTTCTCTGAAGTCGTCTCGTTCAGGGCGCCTAACCTCAAGCTTCCCTGGCCACTGCTGAAGGACCTGGTCACCCTAGGGGTAGAGGTCGACTCAAGCGTGGCCTCGTATAAGCCCCCCTTTGTCAGGCAGCCCTTCTGCTACGGGGGCCTCCTCAGGGTACCGGTGTCGGTGACCAGCAGCGTCCTCAGGGTCCCCCACTCCCATGAGCTGCTTAGGCTGACCCTAAGGAACAGCTACATCGTGTTGTTCGCCCACCCCTGGGAGTTCGTCAAGCTTAGGCACTGGAGGCCTGACATCTGGCTGTGGACAGGTCCCGGCCTCTACCTAAAGCTTAAGAACATAGTGAAGGCCTACGTGGAACGAGGGTATGACGTCATTACGATCAGGGAGGCCAGAGGCCTGGTGATCAGGTGTGGTGATGGGGAGGCTTAGGGAGCTGGTCAACAAGGTGGCCCCGTCAACTATAGGCAAGGCGCTCGCCAGACGAGGCGTCAAGGCTGACTACATAACTTACGCGGGCCTGGCCCTAGCCGCCCTGGCCCCTGTCGTCGCGGCCCTAAGGGAGGGCTGGGCGGTGCCAGTCCTCGTGGCGCTCTCAAGCCTTATGGATGTGATAGATGGCGCTGTGGCCAGGGCCTCGGGCAGGACCACGCCCTTCGGCTCCTACCTGGACTCCGTGACCGACAGGGCCTCTGACGCCATGTTCATAACCGCCATAGCCGTTCTCGGCGCTAACGCCTACCTCTCCCTTGTAACCCTCATGTTCTCCTTCCTGGTCAGCTACGCCAGGTCGAAGGGGGAGCTGCTGGGCGTCAAGATGGAGGGCGTGGGCCTCATGGAGAGGGGCGAGAGGGCGATACTGCTCCTCCTCGCCTCAATAGCCGCGGCGGCCGGCAGCCTCCTAGCCTGTAACATCATTGTGCTCACTATAGCTGTCCTCTCCGCGGTTACAGTAATCCAGAGGTCTGTGCACATCAAGAGGAGCTTGGAGGCCGCCCCTAAGCCTACCTCATAAGGTAATATCCTGCCGTGACTTTGAGGAAGGCCCTCAATACCTTTCCCTAATACCTCTGTCCCACACTCTTCTGACAGTGACAGCCTTGAGCTACGCCGAGAGGTCCAGGGAGTATTACCTTGAGACGGGCACCAGGTTCCCAAGGCTCATAATCTGGGCCATAGGCCTCGTGAAGGCCTCTGCAGCGAGGGCCAATGCCAAGCTGGGCCTCCTTGACGAGGGGTTGGCCTCATGCATATATGAGGAGGCCCTGAGGCTGTCCCAGGGGCTCTATGACGATGAGGTGACTGTTGACGTCTTCCAGACGGGGTCTGGGACGGGCCTAAACATGAACGTCAATGATGTCATAGCTTCTCATGCCAGGAAGAGGTGCAATAGGGAGGTCCACCCAAACGACCACGTCAACATGGGGCAGTCAAGCAACGACGTTGTGCCAACGGCCATTAGGGTGGCAGCCTATAAGGCCGTCTCCAACCTCGTCATCCCAGCGGCCAGATCTATGGCCTCGTCGCTCAGGGCCAGGGCCTCAGAGTACATGGAACTTGTCAAGCCAGGGAGGACGCACCTGAGGGATGCCCTGCCAGTGACCTTCGGCATGGAGCTTGAGGCCTACGCTGACGCCCTAGAGGGCGACGCCACAATGATAGAGCAGGCCTCAGAGAGGCTCCTGGAGGTCCCGCTCGGAGGCACGGCCGTGGGCACAGGCCTTAACGCTCATCCCAGGTTCGTGGAGGTCGTCATCAGAGAGCTCTCATCGCTTACTGGCCTTCAGCTGAGGCAGGCCAACAGGATGAGGGCCATGAGGAGCCTCACCGACCTAGTAGCCCTGAGCGGCGCCATAAGGTCGCTGGCGCTTGACCTGTACAGGCTGAGCCAGGACCTCAGGCTCCTGAGCTCAGGCCCCAACACGGGCCTCGGCGAGGTAGAGATACCAACTGAGGTAGCGGGGAGCAGCATAATGCCGGGCAAGAAGAACCCCGTGACGCTGGAGGCGGCCATGCAGGCGATAGCCCAGGTCATAGGTCTTGACGCCGCCGTCTCCTGGGCCTCCTCGCTCGGCGAGCTGGAGCTGAACATGGGCATACCGCTGGTGGGCTATGACGTTCAGCTAGAGGCGTCCCTGATATCTGAGGCCCTCAGGAAGGTCGAGACGATGGTCGTCAGGAGGCTTAAGGCCAACGCTGAGAGGATGAGGAGGCTCGCCGAGTCAAGCCAGGCTCTAATAACGGTCTTCTCGCCTCTCTTAGGTTACGACCTGGCTACCGCCGTCTCTGAGGAGGTCAGCAGAGGTGTTAGCCTGGAGGACGCCTTAAGAAGGCACGGCGTGCCTGAGGACAAGGTTGTGTTAGTTAAGGACCTCCTAAGGCTCGTGAAGCCCGGTTACCCAGCGAAGGACTTAGAGGCAAGGTCTGCGTAAGAAGAGTTAGGTGGCCGCTGGCTTCAAGGCAGGAGAGTTATGATATTCTGACGCCGCACTCCTCGGCTGCCCTCTTTTGCGCATAAATGGTCATCCTGATGTGGCCCACAGGGTCCTCTGCGTCAAGGACGTTCTGTCCAATCACCTCATACCTGGCCCCGGCGCAGAGGCCCTCGCCTGGCCTCACTCCATCAATTAGCACCAGAGCCCCCGGGATAGTCGATACTAGGTCCTTCACTACCCCCTTTGCTGAGCCAGGAAGCAATATCATGGGGGACGTAAGGCCCTTAACGGCTGGGATGAGGGTCCCCCTCAGCTCATCCAGCCCCATGAGTGTCACGTCGCTATTGGTCACCGCTATCACGGGCCTCACGCCTGACCTCTCGAAGACCTTAACGAGCTGGTCACGCCTAGGGCTGGCGATCGCCCTCCACGAGATTGTGACAGCGTTAGCGTAGCCTGCCAGGTCGGCCAGCCCCTCAAGATCCTCAGGGTCATCGTCAACCTTTAGGTCAAGTACCACCAGCTTGTCCTGGAGGGCCTCGCGAAGCCTTGAGAGCCCATGGGCCCCAAGCAGAGGAATAAGGGGCGGCTTCACGATGAACCCAGCGAGCAGCTGCCTTACCCCCAGCACCTCCGACTCTACATCCCTTCCCCTGGCAGTCCTTCGCCTGGCCAACTTCATGACGAGAGTCAAGCCGACCTCCCGCCAGCGAGCCTTCTCGTCATCCACTCCTCAAATTCCTTTCTCAGGGCCATCAGGTTGGGCTGGGTGTTATCACCAAGTCCCCTCACGCTTAGGACCGCATCAACGAGGTCCCTCGTCAGCTCGTCAAAGACCTTATAGGTGACCTCGCCCCAGGGCTCAGCCTGGTAGCTCCTCTCAAGTAGCCTGACGCCCCCGCATCTGGCCTCAGGCGATATCTTGTAGGGCTCGAAGGCCGCCACGACCGGCTTGCCGAAGTAGCCGGCAAGTATGGCGAGGTTCTTTGAGCCCAACTTATTGTAAACACACCCGTCCAGGGTAACGTTATCAGCGCCTATCAGGACGGCGTCAACAAGGCCTATCACGCCGCTGGCCGCGGTGTCAGGGAGGAGCTCCACGTCGACCCTCCTTGACCTCAGTTCAGCGGCGGCTTGCCTCCCCTCGCCGCCAGGCAGGCTCTCAAGGACGTAGACCTTCTTGAGCATGGGGCCCAGGGACAGGAGGACGTTGATCACGTTCGTGCTGTAGCTAAGCGTCATGAC from uncultured Acidilobus sp. JCHS includes the following:
- a CDS encoding Glycosyltransferase; this translates as MESLRIAMVSDWFLPRVGGVEVSIHELARALGMRGHEVFVVTHSYTTTKSSHVLEDGDHYIVYRAPSPINVKDDVTLDPLAVARSVLFIKRNAFDLVHSHGISSTLSLMTSMVASGGIGVPSVLTNHSLISNDLPPGVRRLLKYGLKWPTVLTGVSRAASHDVEVISGRNSRLTPNCIDVNKWREAASSQKLEGDPAVIITSRLSRRKNPLEIARVAELVLRRLPRAVFYVIGDGVLSADLRKLIASRGLEGHVRLLGTRPRHEVAKMLSGADFFALTSYRESFGLAVLEAMALGLVPVVYRSPGVLDLVEDGQSGFVADDATSMTEAIANAYEDQALFRSASRASVERARLFDCQAVIDSYVLPVYREALNSCSQNDRRFLVYRLYRRLVGDPVRPGEWCSERKWRYHERAKEGLVPVIRRRA
- a CDS encoding putative xylanase/chitin deacetylase produces the protein MSLSFDVEPDAPPYLNTLRGVDEGLPRLLDLLDELRVRATFFFDAKVAEGRERLAKEVVDRGHELGSHGYGHVRLDRVSRGEALSLIDKSLRTLRRFSEVVSFRAPNLKLPWPLLKDLVTLGVEVDSSVASYKPPFVRQPFCYGGLLRVPVSVTSSVLRVPHSHELLRLTLRNSYIVLFAHPWEFVKLRHWRPDIWLWTGPGLYLKLKNIVKAYVERGYDVITIREARGLVIRCGDGEA
- a CDS encoding Phosphatidylglycerophosphate synthase, with the translated sequence MVMGRLRELVNKVAPSTIGKALARRGVKADYITYAGLALAALAPVVAALREGWAVPVLVALSSLMDVIDGAVARASGRTTPFGSYLDSVTDRASDAMFITAIAVLGANAYLSLVTLMFSFLVSYARSKGELLGVKMEGVGLMERGERAILLLLASIAAAAGSLLACNIIVLTIAVLSAVTVIQRSVHIKRSLEAAPKPTS
- a CDS encoding Fumarase, which produces MSYAERSREYYLETGTRFPRLIIWAIGLVKASAARANAKLGLLDEGLASCIYEEALRLSQGLYDDEVTVDVFQTGSGTGLNMNVNDVIASHARKRCNREVHPNDHVNMGQSSNDVVPTAIRVAAYKAVSNLVIPAARSMASSLRARASEYMELVKPGRTHLRDALPVTFGMELEAYADALEGDATMIEQASERLLEVPLGGTAVGTGLNAHPRFVEVVIRELSSLTGLQLRQANRMRAMRSLTDLVALSGAIRSLALDLYRLSQDLRLLSSGPNTGLGEVEIPTEVAGSSIMPGKKNPVTLEAAMQAIAQVIGLDAAVSWASSLGELELNMGIPLVGYDVQLEASLISEALRKVETMVVRRLKANAERMRRLAESSQALITVFSPLLGYDLATAVSEEVSRGVSLEDALRRHGVPEDKVVLVKDLLRLVKPGYPAKDLEARSA
- a CDS encoding Translation initiation factor 2B subunit, eIF-2B alpha/beta/delta family encodes the protein MLESVNEAVALVSREQVRGASWSAETLAKAVIDDARSGRASCEQIYELEGVLMSANPTMGSIASLVWTLKEACMRDVPLDVAAEAFIEYMRVSKSEVASHARDLAKDAPITVMTLSYSTNVINVLLSLGPMLKKVYVLESLPGGEGRQAAAELRSRRVDVELLPDTAASGVIGLVDAVLIGADNVTLDGCVYNKLGSKNLAILAGYFGKPVVAAFEPYKISPEARCGGVRLLERSYQAEPWGEVTYKVFDELTRDLVDAVLSVRGLGDNTQPNLMALRKEFEEWMTRRLAGGRSA